A single genomic interval of Deltaproteobacteria bacterium harbors:
- a CDS encoding ABC transporter substrate-binding protein encodes MRKGTIRIAAVVACALFLAAGVATAADIKVGHLADLTGPTSSVGNPYAKGIQDYKNYINGKGGINGKKIDMLMFDYAYDKNKAINQYKKYVEEKVVAVQGWGSGDTEALTGFVAQDKIPYISASYSAHLMDMSKAPYNFFIAADYTTQLRAGLKYIKDNWKEKRKPKVAFIYPNVPYGIAPIKGGKEYAKELGFEIVGDEEVGLKAIEANSQMLSLKSKGADFAWIGGTTPSTAVILKDAKKLGLKTKFFVNLWGNDEDLFKMAGDAADGALGLQAAALYGENVPGMKLIKEITKNQYQNTHYVRGWVSMMVLCEALKIADKKGQLNGPGVKAALESIKNFDTGGLTSRITFDPKDHRPNMSAKIYEYQKGKLVLKKTIELPRKMEWLGL; translated from the coding sequence ATGAGAAAGGGAACGATCCGGATCGCCGCCGTCGTGGCATGTGCGCTGTTCCTCGCCGCAGGCGTGGCAACGGCCGCCGACATCAAGGTGGGGCACCTCGCAGACCTGACCGGCCCGACCTCTTCGGTCGGCAACCCTTACGCCAAGGGGATCCAGGACTACAAGAATTACATCAACGGCAAGGGCGGGATCAACGGCAAGAAGATCGACATGCTGATGTTCGACTACGCTTACGACAAGAACAAGGCGATCAACCAGTACAAGAAATACGTTGAAGAGAAGGTCGTTGCGGTCCAGGGCTGGGGCTCGGGCGACACCGAGGCGCTCACCGGCTTCGTCGCGCAGGACAAGATCCCCTACATATCCGCGTCCTATTCCGCGCACCTTATGGACATGTCTAAGGCCCCATACAACTTCTTCATCGCCGCCGACTACACTACGCAGCTTCGCGCGGGACTGAAGTACATCAAGGACAATTGGAAAGAGAAGCGTAAACCCAAGGTGGCGTTCATCTACCCGAACGTTCCCTACGGCATCGCTCCCATCAAGGGCGGGAAGGAATACGCCAAGGAACTCGGGTTCGAAATCGTGGGCGACGAGGAAGTCGGGCTGAAGGCCATCGAGGCGAACTCACAGATGCTGTCGCTCAAGAGCAAGGGCGCCGACTTCGCATGGATCGGCGGGACGACTCCTTCCACGGCGGTCATCCTTAAGGACGCCAAGAAGCTCGGCCTCAAGACGAAGTTCTTCGTAAACCTTTGGGGGAACGACGAAGACCTCTTCAAGATGGCGGGCGACGCGGCCGATGGAGCGCTGGGTCTGCAGGCCGCAGCGCTTTACGGCGAAAACGTTCCCGGCATGAAGCTCATCAAGGAGATCACGAAGAACCAGTACCAGAACACCCATTACGTCCGCGGCTGGGTCTCCATGATGGTCCTTTGCGAAGCCCTGAAGATCGCGGACAAGAAGGGCCAGCTTAACGGCCCCGGCGTAAAGGCGGCTCTCGAGTCGATCAAGAATTTCGACACGGGCGGGCTGACCTCCAGGATCACCTTCGATCCGAAGGATCATCGTCCGAATATGTCGGCGAAGATCTACGAGTACCAGAAAGGAAAGTTGGTCCTGAAGAAGACGATCGAGCTTCCGCGCAAGATGGAGTGGCTCGGGCTGTAA
- a CDS encoding branched-chain amino acid ABC transporter permease, translated as MHYCGDYRTSYEKDAEILQTPFIKVCMGLFLAFLLVLPHMLKGEYLWILLQILIASIGAVGINILTGFTGQISLGQGAFLGVGAYTSAYITAKMGLSFWVGVPAAGVVTALCGMVFGIPSLRLKGLYLAIATLASQFILEWIFIRWEAVTGGSYGITIPRPSIGEFTFASDLSYYYIVLAITVLMILFATNLMRTRTGRAFMAVRDHYISAEIMGISLFKYRLLSFGISSFYAGVAGALFGHSLKFVTSEQFNIEVSVVYLAMIIIGGLGSIIGSVFGAVFMILLPKVLSVVTEIVQADLPSIAKLAIAFEHGIFGLIIVLFLIFEPDGLAHRWKMIKAYWKLYPFSY; from the coding sequence ATGCATTATTGCGGAGACTATCGAACATCCTACGAGAAGGACGCGGAGATCTTACAGACTCCTTTCATCAAGGTCTGCATGGGGCTGTTCCTCGCGTTCCTCCTTGTCTTGCCGCACATGCTCAAGGGAGAGTATCTCTGGATCCTCCTCCAGATCCTGATCGCTTCGATCGGGGCCGTCGGCATCAACATCCTCACCGGATTCACCGGGCAGATTTCCCTCGGGCAGGGAGCGTTTCTCGGAGTCGGGGCCTACACGTCGGCATACATCACGGCGAAGATGGGGCTCTCATTCTGGGTCGGCGTCCCGGCTGCGGGCGTCGTCACGGCCCTGTGCGGCATGGTGTTCGGGATCCCTTCATTGCGCCTCAAAGGTCTTTATCTTGCCATCGCGACTCTGGCGTCCCAGTTCATACTGGAGTGGATATTCATCCGGTGGGAGGCGGTGACCGGCGGCAGTTACGGTATTACGATTCCGCGCCCGTCGATCGGCGAGTTCACGTTCGCTTCGGACCTTTCCTATTACTACATTGTCCTGGCAATCACGGTCCTGATGATCCTGTTCGCGACGAACCTGATGCGCACACGGACGGGGCGTGCATTCATGGCGGTGCGCGACCATTACATCTCCGCGGAGATCATGGGGATAAGCCTCTTCAAGTACCGCCTGCTTTCGTTCGGCATCTCATCGTTTTATGCCGGTGTGGCGGGGGCGCTGTTCGGTCACTCGCTTAAGTTCGTCACGTCGGAGCAGTTCAATATAGAAGTCTCCGTCGTCTATCTCGCGATGATCATCATCGGCGGGCTGGGAAGCATCATCGGCTCGGTGTTCGGAGCAGTGTTCATGATCCTGCTGCCGAAAGTCCTGTCGGTTGTGACTGAGATCGTGCAGGCCGACCTGCCGAGCATCGCGAAGCTTGCGATCGCCTTCGAGCACGGGATATTCGGGCTGATCATCGTCCTGTTCCTGATCTTCGAGCCCGACGGTCTGGCCCACCGGTGGAAAATGATCAAGGCCTACTGGAAGCTGTACCCGTTTTCGTATTGA
- a CDS encoding branched-chain amino acid ABC transporter permease, translated as MTTQYLLQLVISGLVIGSIYAAVALGFTIIYKATRVVNFAQGELLMVGAYVCFAFVVQMGIPFWAALLLTIAFAMVLALFLERLILRPMIGEPIISIIMVTIGLALVFRSIVSAIWGTEILVYEPKLFPQQMIEIGGLPISQEFVWCFVLSLFLLAVFSLFFKYSKAGVAMRATAFNQQVAQSMGISVKQIFALSWVISAVVSGIGGVLIGNINGINSSLYHFGLKVFPATILGGLDSILGAALGGLIIGLLENLSDGICKNYFDLSGVKEVAPFVFLVIILMIKPYGLFGTKEIERV; from the coding sequence ATGACGACGCAATACCTGCTTCAGCTCGTCATCAGCGGGTTGGTCATCGGCAGCATCTACGCGGCCGTGGCGCTGGGGTTCACGATCATCTACAAGGCGACGCGAGTCGTGAACTTCGCGCAGGGCGAGCTTCTGATGGTGGGCGCATATGTTTGCTTCGCCTTCGTGGTGCAGATGGGCATCCCATTCTGGGCGGCGTTGCTGCTGACGATCGCGTTCGCAATGGTCCTCGCGCTTTTCCTTGAGAGGTTGATCCTCAGGCCCATGATCGGAGAGCCGATCATCTCCATCATCATGGTCACAATCGGGCTTGCCCTCGTGTTCAGGTCCATCGTTTCGGCCATATGGGGGACGGAGATCCTCGTCTACGAGCCGAAGCTCTTCCCGCAGCAGATGATCGAAATCGGCGGCCTCCCCATCTCCCAGGAGTTCGTCTGGTGCTTCGTCCTGTCGCTGTTCCTCCTGGCGGTCTTCTCGCTCTTCTTCAAATATTCCAAGGCGGGCGTCGCGATGCGGGCCACCGCCTTCAACCAGCAGGTCGCACAGTCGATGGGGATCTCCGTCAAGCAGATCTTCGCGCTGTCCTGGGTGATCTCCGCGGTCGTCTCCGGGATCGGCGGGGTGCTTATCGGCAACATCAACGGAATCAACAGCTCCCTCTACCACTTCGGGCTCAAGGTTTTCCCGGCCACGATCCTGGGAGGGCTCGATTCCATCCTCGGCGCGGCGCTGGGCGGGCTGATCATAGGGCTCCTCGAAAACCTGTCGGACGGAATATGCAAGAACTACTTCGACTTGAGCGGCGTGAAGGAAGTCGCGCCGTTCGTATTCCTGGTCATAATCCTTATGATCAAGCCGTACGGACTGTTCGGAACCAAGGAGATCGAGCGGGTATGA
- a CDS encoding AMP-binding protein produces the protein MKEILARHDTFPKLLARNAERLGDKKIAMREKEFGIWQEFTWKEYHEHVKYFSLGLVSLGLAPNDKVAIIGDNRPEWVWAEVAAQAAGAIPLGLYQDSTLKEVAYVIDHSDSTFVVAEDQEQVDKILDMKEQLPKVRYIVYSDPRGMRGYKEPYLLDFKEVENFGRELEQKEPGLYEKKIAETKLEDLALICYTSGTTGFPKGAMLSFRNLLTMAANLMEVDHKGEKDEFVSFLPLAWIGEQMMCLSSALLTGFTVNFPEKPETVQENIREVGPTIMFSPPRIWENMTSTVQVKVMDASWLKRAMYHWAVPVGYEYADTIFRKRKPSAGLLVRHRLAYYLVFRALKDRLGLLRIRTASTGGAALGPDVFKFFNAMGVNLKQIYGQTEISGISCIHRDGDINFDSVGKPIPETEIALSDSGEILSRSPSVFLGYYKNPEETEKTLSDGWLHSGDAGYFNEDGHLIVIDRVKDVMHLNDGTRFSPQFIENKLKFSPYIKECVCLGNVRDFIASMICIDYPNVGKWAESRRISYTTYTDLASKPEVVDLIMKETAKVNETLPATTRIKKFCLLYKELDADDDELTRTRKVRRAFVGERYKHVIEGMYAGEMSIPIDAVIKYQDGKTSNIKTTLVVKDL, from the coding sequence ATGAAGGAAATCCTGGCCCGTCACGATACGTTCCCGAAGCTCCTCGCCCGCAACGCCGAGCGGCTCGGAGACAAAAAGATCGCCATGCGCGAGAAGGAGTTCGGCATCTGGCAGGAGTTCACCTGGAAGGAATACCACGAGCACGTGAAGTATTTCTCGCTGGGGCTGGTTTCGTTGGGGCTGGCTCCCAACGACAAGGTCGCGATCATCGGGGACAACAGGCCCGAGTGGGTATGGGCCGAAGTCGCCGCGCAGGCGGCAGGGGCGATCCCGCTCGGCCTGTACCAGGATTCTACGCTCAAGGAGGTCGCCTACGTCATCGACCATTCCGATTCCACGTTCGTGGTGGCCGAGGACCAGGAGCAGGTGGACAAGATCCTCGACATGAAGGAGCAGCTCCCGAAGGTCCGGTACATCGTCTACAGCGATCCGCGGGGGATGCGAGGCTACAAGGAGCCGTACCTCCTCGACTTCAAGGAAGTGGAGAACTTCGGGCGGGAACTGGAGCAGAAGGAGCCCGGGCTCTACGAGAAGAAGATCGCCGAGACGAAGCTCGAGGACCTTGCGCTAATCTGCTACACGTCCGGCACGACGGGTTTTCCCAAAGGGGCGATGCTGTCATTCCGCAACCTGCTCACGATGGCCGCGAACCTGATGGAGGTGGATCACAAGGGGGAAAAGGACGAGTTCGTCTCCTTCCTTCCGCTGGCGTGGATCGGCGAGCAGATGATGTGCCTTTCCAGCGCGCTGCTCACGGGCTTCACGGTGAACTTCCCGGAGAAGCCGGAGACGGTGCAGGAGAACATCCGCGAGGTCGGCCCCACGATCATGTTTTCTCCCCCCCGTATCTGGGAAAACATGACCTCCACGGTCCAGGTGAAGGTGATGGACGCCTCCTGGCTAAAGCGTGCGATGTACCACTGGGCGGTGCCCGTCGGCTACGAATACGCCGACACCATCTTCAGGAAACGGAAGCCGTCCGCCGGGCTCCTGGTGCGCCACCGGCTCGCCTATTACCTGGTGTTCCGCGCCCTGAAGGACCGGCTGGGCCTCCTGCGGATCCGCACCGCGTCTACCGGCGGGGCCGCATTGGGCCCGGACGTCTTCAAGTTCTTCAACGCGATGGGCGTGAACCTCAAGCAGATATACGGGCAGACCGAGATCTCGGGAATCTCCTGCATCCACCGGGACGGCGACATCAATTTCGATTCCGTGGGCAAGCCGATCCCGGAAACGGAAATCGCCCTGTCCGATTCCGGCGAGATCCTTTCGCGCAGCCCGTCGGTTTTCCTGGGTTACTACAAGAACCCGGAGGAGACGGAGAAGACTCTCTCCGACGGATGGCTGCACTCCGGCGACGCCGGGTACTTCAACGAAGACGGGCACCTGATCGTCATCGACCGCGTCAAGGACGTCATGCACCTGAACGACGGGACGAGGTTCTCTCCCCAATTCATCGAGAACAAGCTGAAATTCTCTCCTTACATAAAAGAATGCGTCTGCCTTGGGAACGTGCGGGACTTCATCGCCTCGATGATCTGCATCGATTATCCCAACGTGGGTAAATGGGCGGAAAGCCGCCGTATCTCCTACACGACATACACCGACCTCGCCTCCAAGCCCGAGGTCGTCGACCTGATCATGAAGGAGACCGCGAAAGTCAACGAGACGCTTCCCGCTACCACGCGGATCAAGAAGTTCTGCCTGCTGTACAAGGAGCTGGACGCCGACGACGACGAGCTGACCCGCACGCGGAAGGTCCGGCGCGCATTCGTGGGGGAGCGGTACAAGCACGTGATCGAGGGGATGTACGCGGGCGAGATGTCGATCCCGATCGACGCCGTGATCAAGTACCAGGACGGCAAGACATCGAACATCAAGACGACTCTCGTCGTGAAGGACCTGTGA
- a CDS encoding ABC transporter ATP-binding protein, translating into MPLLKIDDVHLSFGGVKAINGVSIEVAKGKIHAIIGPNGAGKTSVFNCISCVYKPQQGGVIFEGSRITGMKPDRVAHLGIARTFQNIALFHHMTVLDNLMLGRHLYLKRGFFTGGIYLGPARTEEIENRKAVEDIIDFLEIENIRKKPVGTLAYGLRKRVELARALSLKPKLLLLDEPMAGMNLEEKEDMARFILDINEEWGVTILLIEHDLGVVMDISHRVSVLDFGVKIAEGEPAEVANDPTVIRAYIGEEDDFLRKLEER; encoded by the coding sequence ATGCCGCTACTGAAAATCGACGACGTCCATCTTTCGTTCGGGGGCGTGAAGGCCATCAACGGAGTGTCGATCGAAGTCGCAAAGGGTAAAATACACGCCATCATAGGCCCGAACGGCGCCGGCAAGACGTCGGTGTTCAACTGCATCTCCTGCGTCTACAAGCCGCAACAGGGGGGCGTCATATTCGAAGGGAGCCGGATCACCGGAATGAAGCCGGACCGGGTCGCCCACCTTGGGATCGCGCGCACGTTCCAGAACATCGCACTCTTCCATCACATGACGGTACTCGACAACCTGATGCTGGGCCGCCACCTCTACCTGAAGCGCGGCTTCTTCACCGGCGGCATTTACCTCGGTCCCGCCCGGACGGAAGAAATAGAGAACCGGAAGGCGGTCGAGGACATAATCGACTTCCTGGAAATCGAGAACATCCGCAAGAAGCCGGTCGGAACGCTCGCCTACGGGCTGCGCAAGCGCGTGGAGCTGGCGCGGGCGCTCTCCCTGAAACCGAAGCTCCTGCTGCTCGACGAACCTATGGCGGGGATGAACCTTGAGGAAAAAGAGGACATGGCCCGCTTCATCCTCGACATCAACGAGGAGTGGGGGGTGACGATACTCCTGATCGAGCACGACCTCGGCGTGGTGATGGACATAAGCCACCGGGTGAGCGTCCTCGATTTCGGCGTGAAGATCGCCGAAGGGGAGCCCGCCGAAGTGGCGAACGATCCCACCGTCATCCGCGCCTACATCGGCGAGGAAGACGATTTTCTGCGGAAGCTGGAGGAGCGTTAA
- a CDS encoding PEP-CTERM sorting domain-containing protein: protein MIFRNRRARGIAAWAILCILPAAGTAIASPSYTFTDLGTLGGSLTQAKDINNSGQVVGGATTAGNVSHAFLYSGGTMTDLGTLGGVSSYALGINNSGQVVGGFSTNGFNNHAFLYSGGTVTDLGTLGGSSSASGINDSGKVVGEATTAGNFSHAFLYSGGTMTDLGTVGGTDSSASGINDSGKVVGGSFTAGYAYHAFLYNGVSMTDIGTLGGSSSEALRINNSGQVVGWSSIAGNAQRAFLYSGGKMIDLGTLGGFSTASGINNAGQVVGWSGTAGNGNHAFLYSDGAMTDLNMIVSEIFGWGATYATDINDAGQIVGYGKATDGTTRSFLLTPNAAPVPLPGTMTLFGSGLAALAWSGRIRRKK, encoded by the coding sequence GTGATTTTCAGGAATCGAAGAGCGCGAGGAATCGCGGCGTGGGCGATACTGTGCATACTGCCGGCGGCGGGAACCGCCATTGCATCACCCAGTTACACTTTCACCGACCTGGGAACCCTTGGGGGAAGTTTAACCCAGGCCAAGGACATCAACAATTCCGGGCAGGTGGTCGGAGGGGCCACCACAGCCGGAAACGTCTCGCACGCCTTCCTGTACAGCGGCGGGACGATGACCGACCTGGGCACGCTGGGAGGGGTCTCGAGCTATGCCTTAGGCATCAACAATTCCGGGCAGGTGGTAGGTGGTTTCAGCACAAACGGATTCAACAACCACGCTTTCCTGTACAGCGGCGGAACGGTGACCGACCTGGGCACGCTGGGCGGAAGCAGCAGTGCCTCCGGCATCAACGACTCCGGGAAGGTGGTCGGAGAGGCCACCACAGCCGGAAACTTCTCGCACGCCTTCCTGTACAGCGGCGGGACGATGACCGACCTGGGCACTGTGGGGGGAACCGACAGCAGCGCCTCCGGCATCAACGACTCCGGGAAGGTGGTCGGGGGATCCTTTACTGCCGGATACGCCTACCACGCCTTCCTCTATAACGGCGTGTCGATGACCGACATTGGCACGCTGGGCGGGAGCAGCAGTGAAGCCCTGAGGATCAACAACTCCGGGCAGGTGGTAGGGTGGTCCAGCATAGCCGGGAACGCCCAACGTGCCTTCCTGTACAGCGGCGGCAAGATGATCGACCTGGGCACCCTGGGCGGATTTTCGACTGCCTCCGGCATCAACAATGCCGGGCAAGTGGTCGGGTGGTCCGGCACGGCCGGGAACGGCAATCACGCCTTCCTCTACAGCGACGGGGCAATGACCGACCTGAACATGATCGTTTCCGAGATCTTCGGATGGGGCGCCACTTATGCGACGGACATCAACGACGCCGGGCAGATCGTAGGGTATGGTAAGGCTACGGACGGCACCACGAGATCCTTCCTCCTCACGCCGAACGCCGCCCCGGTGCCTCTGCCGGGAACCATGACATTGTTCGGAAGCGGATTGGCAGCGCTGGCGTGGTCCGGGAGAATTCGCCGCAAGAAATGA